From the Lactuca sativa cultivar Salinas chromosome 9, Lsat_Salinas_v11, whole genome shotgun sequence genome, the window AAACAAATTTTAACATGTTAAGAGCTCATTTTGATCCATTTCTCTTCTTTTTCATTGGGGAACTGATAAGGGTTGATTTTGGAGCTGGAAGAAGGCCAAGGGAAGATATAGATGGAGTGTATCAAGGGTTTGCATCATCTCTCCATTAACGTAATGATTTCTCCATTAGATTAAGTGTTAAGCTTAATTGGTGAAATTGCTAGATTAGTTAGAATGGTGGAATTGATCACCTTATAGCTTATATGTGATTTTATTGAGAGCATTCAGAATCCTTGAACAAGCATTTTATGTGATTTCCATGGTGAAATCCATATATGTGAAGTTAGGGTTGAAGCATTAACTAATAATGCAATTGATGAAGGTATAATGAATTAGGTAGTATGGGATGCTTAATTCATTGGGTTAGATAGAGTTAGAAGTAGAAAATgaaatgataaaaattatgatcCATTGAGAGGTcattttgacatatatatatatatatatatatatatatatatatatatatatatatatatatacacacacacacacacacacacatagagagagagagagagattaagctcttaatatgcTAAGACATGTTCTAAGGGACATGGCATGTTATATGAATAATCGTTGAGAAAAGAAGATGAATCAAGATGCATCAATGGAAGTATGGTGGCAAGGATAATTAGTCTTCACTAACTAACCGGGTAGTTATAGCTCTTAGAGGTGTAAGTGAGCtgagctactcgtgagctactcggaATCGACTCGTTAAAAACTCGACTCGAACTCGagttaaacgagctcgagccaagCCGAGCCTGAGCTTTACTTGGGGCTTATTTATTAAATGAGCTCGAGCCCGAGCTTTTATACCGAGCTCGACTAGGGCTTGCGAGCTTAAACGAgcgtatataaattataatataaatatattttttcacttcatatattatatatttatattattaataattaGTTTTCTTAATTTCTTTCTTTGAAGTCAAACCAACGTTTTTACGACTTTCTGATTACTTTGCCATTCACACAATCACACGCATACGCCATCGGCCATACCAATGATACCATTACCAATTTACCATCTAGGGCTTTGAAGATTGCTGATTTTATTCCTTGATTTCCATCGCATCTTCCTCACTTCGACGGTTCGACCCATCTCTCCGTAGACTCCATCGGACGTCAATTGTGCCATCACAAGCATGTCGGTCCTGGAACATTACATCACTGAGGTTTGTTTTTTTCTCTTGTTATGCATCGGCCCTGAGTTGTTATGAATCGGTTTTCTTGTTTCTTGTTTCTATTGTGattgaaaattttgttgattGAAAATTACATTGGTTTCTTAGAGCCGATCGTCACTATGATTGAGTCAACAGTTGAATTAAACAGATATAATTCCATCTTGTTCTTAGTAGGTACGATTCCTGGAAGTGGAAaccttttttgttttgtttttggtttGAATTCAACTGTGATTCCATCTTGTTCACACGCATCACTGAGTTGTTTTTTTTGTTCGAGTCCCGCTGTTAGTGAGTATGGCTGAGTTTCTTGACACTTGACAGCTTTCCTTGTTTAAATCAATTCcatttaattcaaaataatcatatCTTTAAATAAATTCCAATTGGTTTATTTCCTAGGAAGATTCAACGGATGATGGAGGGTCTACAATGGACCCATTAAGTCCAATGAAAGGAATGGGAGTTGAAACAGGTGTTAGGATTGATAATCCGTCATTACAATCAGTACATGGTATGGATCACACAACCACTCCTAATGAAGATAAAACAAGTCAAATTCCTAATGAAAATGAAAGTGTGAGAGAAGAAAATAAGGAAATTGGTGAAGATGAAGTACAATTAacgagaaaatgaaaaaaaaccaTCAAAAGTATGGGAGGACTTTGTTGTAGTTACACTAAGGGATGGTACGAAAAAAGCCGAATGCACTCACTGAAAGTAAAGGTTGGCTATTATTGGTTCAGGTCCTACATCATCATATAGAAGACACCTAAACATATGCATCCCCCATAAACAATGGCAAAAAAACCAACAAAAATTAAATTTTCAGCCTAGCAGGTGTGATGTGGATTCTATGCCACCATTGATCGGACCTGATACAAAATATGATGAAAACAAGATGAGGGAGGCCATAGCTAATTGGATACTTAGTACTGAGCAACCGTTTGCTACTGTGGAAGATgccatgtttgtgaaaatgatgaaGACAGCTACTCCATTGTTTGAGAAAGTAAGCAGAGTTACAATTACATCAGACTATTTTAAGGTATACGAGCATGAGAAGAAAAGGTTGAAAGCCCTTACAAAAGTTGCCTCTAAAATCAGTTTAACAACTGATTGTTGGAAGTCCTCGCATCAGAAAATTGAGTATATGGTTATTACTGCACACTTTGTAGATCATAATTGGAGGTTTAAAAACTTGctcaattttaatatttaattatttatctttTTCTTTCTATCATATTTTAATTTATATCTCAACTTTTTTTCTACAGATTACAGAAATATGTATTAAGTTTTGAACATGTTCATCCTCCTCATACTACGGTTGATATTATTGATGGTATTTACAAGTATTTGCAAGAGTGGGAAATTAAAGATAAGATTTTCACCATCTCTGTTGACAACATAGCTTATAATGACAAAGCATTAAGAAGATTGAAAGAAAATTTTTCCCGAGTAAGAAAACTTTCATGTGGTGGTATATTGTTTCGTATACGGTGTTGTGCACACATATTGAATCTTCTAGTGAAAGATGGTCTTGCAATAATTGAGCATATCATCAGGGATGTTCGTGAGGGTATAAAGTATATGAACAATTTGGAGGGTAGATGTCTAAATTTTTCAAAAGCTGCACATCAAATGCACATACTTGATCGGAAACTAATGCTTGATGTTCCAACACGATGGTATTCAACCTATGATATGTTGTGCATGACTTTAAAGTTCAAAGATGCTTTCCCAAGGtataatcaaataaaccttaaagTTTTTAACACATGTTCATATTCACTAACAATTTAATTGTGGTTTTCTTAGGTATGTAGAGTATGAACCACATTTTCATCACTTGCCAACTCACGAAGATTGGGAAAATGTTCAAAGCGTATGTGAAAATTTGAAGTTTTTTAAGGTTTGTGTTTAATATGcataatattttataagtaaatgaTTTTTTGTTGACTAAATCCGACAATTATGTTTAGGTGTGCACGAATATCATCTCGGGCAGTGATTATCCTACTGCTAATTTATATGTAATTGAGTGTATAGAGTAAAGCAAACTCTTGATAAAGGTTCATTATCTGATAATGGTTTTATTCGTGATATGGTAAAGAAAATGAAGGAAAAGTTTGACAAGTATTGAGGTAAGTGTCATCTTGTAATGGCAATAGCTTCTGTGTTAGATCCACGGTTCAAGATGAAGTTGGTTGAATTTTGCTTTCCAACACTTTATCAAAATTCAAACGAGAACATTAAAGAAGTGAAGAATGCACTTTATGAAATGTATTCAGAGTATTTAGAGATGCATGATACATTAGTTAGGGAATATGCAACACATGGAAGCGAACATGAAAGAAATGTTTTAGGGTTGAATGAAGGTACATCACTTGGATATGGATGGGAAGCATTTGGAGAGTTCATAAAGACTGTAGATTTGGAGAGACCAGAAAAGTCAAAGCTTGATATGTATTTAGAAGAAGGTGTTTATAGGGAGAAAGGACAAAGAGGAATGGAATCATTTAATGCTTTAGAGTGGTGGAATGTGCACAAGTTAAAGTACCGTGTTTTGTCATTAATGGCTAGAGATGTACTTGCAATCCCGATTTCTAATGTTGCATCTAAAGCAACTATGAGTGCTGGGGGTAGAGTTTTTGATCCATATCGAGCTTCATTGGGGTCCGAAATGGTAGAAATGTTGATTTGCGGAGGAGATTCGATTAGGCAAGTTGATGGAGTCAAGAAAAAATTAaaggttttttgaaaaattcaaaaccacattataattgttattttaatagtttaaattattAATTGTCAACCTTTTTCTTTTATAGAAGGAGGAGTTTCCTATTGAGGTTTTACTGCCTGAGGTGAACACAAAGTAATTGAAGGTAATTAGATGTATTAAACAACAAATTCTTAAtctgaaaaatatttcaaaaaatgATTCCTTTGTACATTTTGCAGGTTTTGTATCTGAGGAGTGAAGTTGCATAGAGGCAGATTGTCTATTTCTAGTCGTTCAGTAATCAGGAGTTtaactactatttttgtaatttgagCTTTTACTCTTTATGTTCTTATATTTGGTTATATTTTAGACATTAAATTAATGAAAATAGAGAATCTATGAATGTATGTTCGGAAGTTGGAATTTGGATTATTCCTGTGAATATAGGATAAAAAATTAAACCAGCCCAAAAACCATAAACGAGCTCGAGTCTAGCCTAAGCTCATTTAGGCTCGCATGACAAACAAAACGAGCTGAGCTCAGGCTTGGCTCGGCTTATTTACACCCTTAATAACTCTCACTCTTTTATTAGATAATGTTGATATGTTTTATATTCTTTGTAtgaatatatttatatacatgtaTATTTAGAAATTTTAGCATTAGAATGAATGCCCCCATGTTAAGAAATGATATATCATCTCTTTGTCAACCTAACAACTATATAATATATCATCTCTTCGTCAACCTAACAACTATCATTCAAATAATTTCATTATTCtcaagtcataaaataaaatcatattttCTTATGGCTTCGggctatttttgaaaaatacaattatacatttaaaatattaataaatacatGTTATTAAAAATAACAGTGTCATTATAATTAACTATGAGAATGTATTTTTGTACTCTAGTGATATACAATATTacaattattttgaattatatgataaaataGTCATctatttaaaacattaatttcGATTTTCTCTACACATGATTGCATGTGAAAAAAATTGAATATAATTTTCGATTTaatgttattttaaattattGATATGGTTAATTAATCCAGATAGACACATATTATAACCACATCATCTCAATTGTCTCTATCTATAGATTATACATGAATAaagttaaatataatatttggtttagtatttatttttaacaattattttgGCTAATCAATTGAAACATAATTTATTTGTCAAAGTTCTCAATTTGGATCATTgtgattatttaaaatatcaacattgttttttactttttatttataaaactgATAAATTAAATACATCAATGATAAAAGACTTAGATTTAAAAATAGAATAATAAAGAAACTTAATATGTTAAAATCGAAAATTGATATGATTTAGGATAAATGATTTCTCTataaaacaaatataaacataattttaaattttgtttttctcAAAAAACAATACATATAGGAGATAAAACAATGAACAAActcctattatatatatatatatatatatatatatatatatatatatatatatatatatatatatatatatatatatatatatataacaaaaagaaaatatattcattaagctcatagtctttattatatttttttcaaaaatcatataaaaaattgATAAAACTATTAACAAATATTCTAAAATCACCTACCACATTATCATTCACTATAAATACTTGCACCTCAAACTATAGTTTTATGTTTTCTCAAGTAATCTTTATCTCTATTTTGTTTATCAAAATTTAGCAAGATGATCTATCTATACGGACTACATATATATCTATAAACCATTTAGGTATTATACATACCAATTAAGTACCAATTAGTTTAAAGTAGATGAGTTTTTGTATAAAGAGAAAGTTCTTTCATACAAGTGTTTTTTTCATAATAATGTAGTTTATGATATAAGTTAATAAACTCTTGAATTATAGTGGTTAATAAGTTGAAAGATGAATAGATCTAGGGGTTCAAATGAATAAGGTGCAAAAAAGAAGTGATAATGAACCATTTTGATTTGGATAACATccgttcttttatatatatatatatatatatatatatatatatatatatatatatatatatatatatatatatatatatatatatatatatatatatatatatatatatatatatatatatatatataatttcataatAAATTCTATTTCATTTTATCAACAACTTTTCAACTTTTTCTGATTTTCAGGAATGAAGTAATCAGACGGTGAAGGTTACGAGGagtcaacaaaaataaataagtttGTTGAGTGCTAAAATTAAAATAGATATATACAATCGACCGTTACAAATAAAAATTTAACTATCTTAGAATTTAATATGGATTATTTATTAATCGGGTGTATGTATGTTCATTCTTTGTATATGTATTAATTTGATAAGAATTGTTTTACATATAACATTTGTTTTtgtatctttctctctctctctctctctctctctctctctctctctctatatatatatatatatatatatatatatatatatatatatatatatatatatatatatatatatatatatatatatatatatacacacacacacacacacactaggcgaatgtgcgttgcgcagaaacacctatatagttgaaatctttacatatatatgtttttttaaatataacaataacattgttgttaaatttgatataataattcgtatactaaattgatttaatatattgattattttgaattatatgataatatacacgtctattataactgtataatctcaaccgtttgaatgacttttaccggtgagttactcatgaatataattaaatataatatatagcttaatgttatttatagtttttgttattgttaattaattttttaaaatttattttcttaactttttaatttctatcattacaaTTATTAAAACGTCagacattgtttttttattttaaaggtgacaatataatcatttatatagagtgacttttaactattgttattgtaggTTATTTGAAGCTACTTATtcgaaaacttttaacgattatacaaatatcttttgaaatattttagttaaattgatattataatttagtttttgcatttagcactacaatttatcactttttaactattcacaaaatattctttgtgttttttaaatggaactaaaatttgtatttaagttgacactgtaatgttatatttaaattaacagtttAAGTACTTTGTGTAAACTGCTCCAAAGTGGTAGCATTAAATTGATACTGgtttacatacaataacatattaaatataataaattaagtataatatgttaaaagttaaagacataactttataagtagaagtaaaaatattattttaatattgaaatttagtttatttattattacactttaggtttgatatttattaaaccccattaaccaaattataatcattattcgaaagacactataatttatcagttttaactatttacaaaatattatttaagtTGTTTatgttgaactaaaatttatatttaagttggtcCTGTAATGTTgtatttaactttatattttaaatattttatacaaattgttcaaaagttgtaccTTTAAAATTATAAtgttttacatccaacaatatattaaaactaataaattaagtataatatgtaaaaagtaaaaaaaaaaaaaaaaaaaaaaaaaaaaaaaaaaaaacaactctaTAAGTAGAAGTAAGATATTCTGttgatattgaaatttagtttatatattattatactttaggtttgatatttatttaatcttattaaccaacttataatcattattagaaataaaCTGAAAAGTCatagagtttcaaatgaatgtggggAAAGAAAAATtgattcctttataatatagtatcgcacacacacacacacacacacacacacacacacacacacatatatatatatatatatatatatatatatatatatatatatatatatatatatatatatatatatatatatatatatatatatagggtttggATCCTGTAAAGACTCAAAAAAGATGAGGACTGCGAGGATAGTTCTCTACCACCAACTTCGTCAAGGGCACAAGTATACAAAACCAATATTTGGCCGTGACATGTATGCATGCAATGCACGTCCATGATAATTAATATAGACTCGAGGATTTAATCACCTGCTACGAATATCCATGAAACGTCATTTAAGCAagctttattatttatttttgtttttaattttttaaaaaaaattatttttactaataaaaaaatataaacatatatattcTCAGTTTTATGGTTTCTTttcttatttttcgtttttttctattttttctaatttttttattttttccaaaaaaaaaaaaaatttttattttttaaaattgtttAATGTCTTTGCCACATATTTAAAGTTAGTActgtttttttttacttttatttttatttttatgattttttttttgtgtttttaaaataaatatcgatttgaatttttaatgtttaacaattataaaagtcttaaatattaaaaatattagaaatcataatatttatcaTTCATAGTATTTTTGAATCATATGTTTTTGgatcataaaattttgaatcataGTATTTTAGATCATATCACTTTTGAATCATATGATTTTGGATTAATAATATATTCAATTAAATAAATTCTTCTTCCAATATACAAATTTCGTATCGTTATATATTTTGAATTGTAACATCTTGATATTGAGGTATTTCCATTTTTTAACCCTAGGTATGAGAATTAATTGCATTTTAGCCATTGATATGAGAATTGTGGAAAATTTgaccaaaatgacatttttgtaatttttgggacgtCACTACATATGCTAGGCGTACGTGCCAAAatcccaaaccctaatatttagcgTTTGGACCCAATTTAATCATCCTGAATCCCCAAGTCCTCTTTCTTTCATTAGCCTCCAGCCCCAACTTCAACCTTTGCGAACCCTAATTCGTTTTTGAGCATTCTTAAGccatttgtgtgtgttttggtgttcatAGAGGAAGATGGAAGAGAGAACAACTTAGAAGCTTGGAGCAACATTGGATCTAGAAGTTTTGTACCCTCCTATATCTATAGAacgtataaagttcataccttgatgcTTATTTGGTTAGATCTACTTTTATGATGTTATTACGTGCTTTTCTCTGCAATCAATGATGTTCTTAAGTATGGCATGCTCTAGATCCAAATGGATTGTCCTTACAGACGTTTTGGAGTATCTAaggtcataaaaatgcaatcttgatggTTAGTTTCCCTCCATGCATGTTTTAGGTTGTCTTAAAgggttaagaagttagggtttttataaaccacttgggttgtggtgacttggtaaggcatgtggaagatatggtggataacctattgacccatgttcaaatcctggCACCACTTagcccttgtggccatggaggttcgcctacagtgactccagggcatgaggAAAAGCTTTatgtttgcagcgggggattagtcggtgcgcgaaagctggcccggaaaccctcgttagggaagttccctttccaaaaaaaagttagggttttTATTATTGGgcacttaatagccatgcaataccataaagttggaaactttatggttaaggacattAGTTTAGGGATAGATCTGAGAATTGAATGAAAGAGCTTAAGGAAATAAGCTCTTAATAGAAAGATTAAGTGAAGGCAGTATACATTTGACGTATGCaatgttacgttgggcgtaccaagttAACATCGCGTTTTTTGGTCAAACTCATGTATGCTAAGCATACAAgctgagtacgctaggcgtactcagcTTTGTTGACCATGTTTAACTTTCGACattttgaatttgaccaggattTGACCAATTCAACTATTTGTTCAGAttgagatgtgagttttcctcactgtacttatgggtcgaaggcaccaagaccgGCCCATTGGATTTGGTATCATGTTTTATTATGTGCCATTATACTGAGATATGTATTCACTGGTTATGTgattagactggtagatctgtaggactacctgtgtttgttgattattgtttgataTTGTATTATCGACATGTTATGGTTCTTTGGGTTAAGGCGGACCAGCTGGTGCTGAAGGTCAAGACACTTAGGGCGGCTCGGATAGAATGAacgcctgcgaggcggtccagtcaggatgAAGGTCCTGAGAATGGTCTAGATAGTCTGTAGGCCTACGAGGCAGTCCAGTCCTGTTGAAGCTCATGTATGCAtaatgttgtttgttatgttgtgtggtggtagtttgggggaactcattGAGCTTTAGCTTAAAATTTctttttgttgtttcaggtacttcaaaggATTGGGGGAAAGCAAAGATGTGGTCGTGCATATTTCTCCGGATTTTATGTTATTGGATTTTTGGATACTCTGATTTATGActtatacttttgaaacaatatTTTGTAAACAACTATGAtgtttgggttgtttttgaaaaatgaaaattttactttggtttttgggatgttatatgaATCATTTAATTTTGATTCATAAAAGATACAACTAAcaatcaaaaaatatttttagatcataacAATTTAAGGATCATAAATATGTTGAATCAATACttttttttgaatcataaatattttgaatcatcTCATTTTGGATAATATTATGTtcaacatttaaaaaaaa encodes:
- the LOC111878672 gene encoding zinc finger BED domain-containing protein RICESLEEPER 2-like, which produces MDPLSPMKGMGVETGVRIDNPSLQSVHGMDHTTTPNEDKTSQIPNENESVREENKEIGEDEPSRCDVDSMPPLIGPDTKYDENKMREAIANWILSTEQPFATVEDAMFVKMMKTATPLFEKVSRVTITSDYFKVYEHEKKRLKALTKVASKISLTTDCWKSSHQKIEYMVITAHFVDHNWRLQKYVLSFEHVHPPHTTVDIIDGIYKYLQEWEIKDKIFTISVDNIAYNDKALRRLKENFSRVRKLSCGGILFRIRCCAHILNLLVKDGLAIIEHIIRDVREGIKYMNNLEGRCLNFSKAAHQMHILDRKLMLDVPTRWYSTYDMLCMTLKFKDAFPRYVEYEPHFHHLPTHEDWENVQSVCENLKFFKVCTNIISGSDYPTANLYVIECIE